In Streptomyces sp. V4I8, one genomic interval encodes:
- a CDS encoding LuxR C-terminal-related transcriptional regulator, whose amino-acid sequence MGLEPTRPIKAAVIAPHPVTVAGLAAVIDAQPDMAVVVTAASVAAGLPDILRTEPNAAIVEIGPGVHGAPIPDLIDALRQQGGRTAIIAFTDEPRHVVTALKEGARGFLLKDCPTDEIVASLHQAVRGAIPVSTRTLPHLVSEVMSPTVTPALTMREREVLSLVAGGQSNSRIAESLHVSEATVKTHMRRVFHKLDVSDRASAVALAMSRGLLTLEDQSESFRPLAPYVQPGAEECCPHRRADRTASRNDAEPGKTEG is encoded by the coding sequence ATGGGCCTGGAACCCACCAGGCCCATCAAAGCCGCTGTCATCGCGCCACACCCCGTCACCGTCGCCGGACTGGCTGCGGTGATCGACGCCCAGCCGGACATGGCCGTAGTCGTCACCGCCGCCTCCGTGGCAGCGGGACTGCCTGACATCCTGCGTACGGAACCGAATGCCGCGATCGTCGAGATCGGACCCGGCGTCCACGGGGCACCGATCCCTGATCTCATCGACGCTCTGCGGCAACAGGGAGGCCGGACGGCCATCATCGCCTTCACCGACGAGCCCCGGCATGTCGTCACGGCTCTCAAGGAGGGCGCCCGCGGCTTTCTCCTCAAGGACTGCCCCACGGACGAAATCGTGGCTAGTCTGCACCAAGCCGTGCGCGGTGCGATCCCGGTCTCCACTCGCACCCTGCCTCACCTCGTCTCCGAAGTCATGTCCCCTACCGTGACACCGGCGCTCACCATGCGGGAGCGTGAGGTACTGAGCCTGGTAGCCGGCGGTCAGTCCAACTCACGTATCGCGGAGTCCCTGCATGTCTCCGAAGCAACCGTCAAAACCCATATGCGCCGCGTGTTCCACAAACTCGACGTAAGCGATCGCGCCTCCGCCGTAGCTCTGGCCATGTCCAGGGGCCTACTGACGCTGGAGGACCAGTCGGAGTCGTTCCGACCTCTGGCTCCCTACGTTCAACCTGGCGCCGAAGAGTGCTGTCCGCACCGCCGGGCCGACCGTACGGCGAGCCGGAACGACGCGGAACCGGGGAAGACCGAAGGATGA
- a CDS encoding SagB/ThcOx family dehydrogenase — MSETENLHGAKLIDPVQGETAPPLDDPMKIYFEASKLHSPALDRDVPGGLTLVKADELRLLTQRAVRLNPNRPFLQLPHPAPVAAELTKVIKAGRSAEVFRGNNLRLPFLSGLLQHSYRVRLMGDWPRRPIPSGGALYPLDLYVIAQRVGGLEPGLYHYDPFRHALTQLRNVDHDTLQLATLQPEMAREAAAMLVIGASFWRSRFKYGQRALRFCLLEAGHLQQNLLLLATAYGLASRPIAEFLDDDFTAALGYDGVNEAPLYITLVGSSNENGTKPEGNAPALVENGTKPAENGTKAPENGTKPAENGTAESPGS, encoded by the coding sequence ATGTCCGAGACCGAGAACCTGCACGGAGCGAAACTGATAGACCCTGTTCAGGGCGAGACCGCCCCGCCGCTCGACGATCCCATGAAGATCTACTTCGAGGCGTCCAAGCTCCATTCGCCTGCTCTCGACCGGGACGTGCCGGGAGGCCTCACGCTCGTAAAGGCCGACGAGCTGCGCCTGCTGACCCAGCGCGCGGTCCGCCTCAACCCCAACCGCCCCTTCCTGCAGCTGCCTCACCCTGCGCCTGTGGCCGCCGAACTGACCAAGGTGATCAAGGCCGGGCGCAGCGCCGAGGTCTTCCGCGGCAACAACCTCCGACTGCCGTTCCTGTCCGGGCTGCTGCAGCACTCCTACCGGGTACGCCTGATGGGGGACTGGCCGCGCCGTCCCATCCCGTCGGGCGGCGCTCTGTACCCGCTCGACCTGTATGTGATCGCCCAGCGTGTGGGAGGGCTGGAGCCGGGGCTTTATCACTACGACCCATTCCGTCATGCGCTGACACAACTGCGGAATGTCGACCATGACACCCTCCAACTGGCCACACTCCAGCCGGAGATGGCCCGCGAGGCGGCGGCGATGCTCGTCATCGGCGCCTCGTTCTGGCGCTCCCGCTTCAAGTACGGTCAGCGAGCACTGCGGTTCTGCCTGCTGGAGGCAGGGCATCTACAGCAGAACCTGCTGCTTCTCGCCACGGCCTACGGCCTCGCGTCGCGGCCCATCGCGGAGTTCCTCGACGACGACTTCACCGCAGCTCTGGGCTACGACGGAGTCAACGAGGCGCCCCTCTACATCACGCTGGTCGGTTCATCCAACGAGAACGGCACCAAGCCTGAGGGAAATGCCCCTGCCCTCGTGGAGAACGGCACGAAGCCCGCAGAGAACGGCACGAAGGCCCCGGAAAACGGCACGAAGCCCGCAGAGAACGGCACAGCGGAGTCGCCTGGGTCATGA